The Lentimicrobiaceae bacterium genome contains a region encoding:
- a CDS encoding N-acetyltransferase, with protein MEITVREEEKKDYNAVFELVRDAFVELPISDGDECFLVNRLRKSRSFIPELSLVAETEGKLIGHILLTEAIIKSNTSTYPTLTLAPVSVHPGWQRMGVGSRLIHDVLEIACSIGFTSVIVVGHPDYYPRFGFSLASTFGIFSPFEVPDEAFMALELVPDALKNVSGTVIYPNEFFNP; from the coding sequence ATGGAAATTACAGTTCGTGAAGAAGAAAAAAAAGATTACAATGCTGTATTTGAATTGGTAAGGGATGCTTTTGTAGAATTACCAATTTCCGATGGTGACGAATGCTTTCTGGTAAATCGCTTGCGCAAAAGCCGGTCTTTTATTCCCGAATTGTCATTGGTAGCTGAAACGGAAGGAAAACTCATAGGACACATTTTATTGACAGAAGCTATCATAAAAAGCAATACGTCAACATATCCAACACTTACATTAGCTCCAGTTTCAGTGCACCCCGGTTGGCAGCGCATGGGTGTTGGCAGCCGTCTTATACATGATGTCCTTGAAATAGCCTGCTCAATAGGATTTACCTCGGTTATAGTAGTTGGACATCCAGATTATTATCCCAGGTTTGGCTTTTCTCTGGCATCAACCTTTGGAATTTTTTCCCCGTTTGAAGTTCCTGATGAAGCTTTTATGGCATTGGAACTGGTTCCCGATGCATTGAAAAATGTTTCAGGCACAGTAATATATCCCAATGAATTTTTTAACCCTTAA
- a CDS encoding ABC transporter permease, with protein MLKNIIKIIFRTFKRQKSYTLINIIGLATGLAVFILIALFINDEWSYDRFHTKADRIFRMSENVNWTGKWDKTTMTSAPMGPAMIHDYPEVEDAVRIMPWFKATLHYNDKSFSEYPYFADASIFNIFTLPMVYGNSSAALREKNTVTLSQTFARKFFGDENPVGKIISYNGNIALKVDGVFEDVPHNSHMSFDVLVSFETLTDTMLIGQEGLNSWESHNNYTYLLLKDAGKAAQLEKKFPVFIEKYFGKDGLKKFLPFLEPITSIHLNPQKSSSKELSIVNLDYIKIFTLTGIFILLLACINYMNLATARSDLRAREVGIRKVMGATRGQIMKSFFAESLVFTFFAFIIAISLAEICLPVFRNITQKPLYLPAIFEWKFLLFLLGVSFVTGSIAGAWSAFYLSGCQPVIVLKGKIVSYKGQSVIRKILVVFQFSVSVFLIVTSLSVYRQLHYMKNCDLGFDKENMIFLELNSPNVKNKLKTLKQELLQNPEIKHVSASFYIIGRGGGLWNVKTPKMKEYTTMVTYMVDPDFVKTFNLKIKAGRDFLQNSPKDCETAFLLNEQAVKKLELNEGVNGQIDIQDKHGIVVGVVKDFHFESLHNTTEPLIITLNTVPELFHFLNIKIEPGNFKETIAFIEKKWKEIEPTQPFNYRFLDATLDRMYGTEERLAKIILVFTVLAILIGCMGLLGLTMFTVEQKTREIGIRKIFGGSGYKIFITIIRDFFPWILVSIMIASPLAYFAVLRWLETFAYNKAPDWKIFVYTAGIVLLSGIITIGYQVNKAMKINPVKALKYE; from the coding sequence ATGCTAAAAAATATTATCAAAATTATCTTTCGGACTTTCAAACGGCAAAAAAGTTATACACTAATAAATATTATTGGGTTGGCAACCGGGTTAGCGGTTTTTATACTTATAGCACTGTTTATTAATGATGAATGGAGTTACGACCGTTTCCATACCAAGGCAGACCGTATTTTCCGTATGTCGGAAAATGTAAACTGGACGGGGAAATGGGATAAAACTACAATGACTTCGGCGCCTATGGGGCCTGCCATGATTCACGATTATCCTGAAGTGGAAGATGCTGTGCGTATTATGCCCTGGTTTAAAGCCACTTTACATTACAATGATAAAAGTTTTAGTGAGTATCCTTATTTTGCTGATGCCAGCATTTTCAACATTTTTACGTTGCCAATGGTGTATGGAAACTCTTCTGCTGCACTCAGGGAAAAAAATACCGTTACACTCTCGCAAACCTTTGCCCGTAAATTTTTTGGAGACGAAAACCCTGTCGGGAAAATCATTTCGTACAATGGGAATATTGCTTTAAAAGTTGACGGGGTCTTTGAAGATGTTCCCCATAATTCACACATGAGCTTCGATGTTTTGGTTTCTTTCGAAACCCTGACCGACACAATGCTTATAGGACAGGAGGGTCTGAATAGTTGGGAATCACATAATAATTATACTTACCTTTTATTAAAAGATGCTGGGAAAGCCGCACAGTTGGAAAAAAAATTCCCAGTATTTATTGAAAAATATTTTGGAAAGGATGGATTAAAAAAATTCCTGCCCTTTCTTGAACCTATAACTTCTATTCATTTAAATCCTCAAAAAAGTTCTTCTAAGGAATTAAGCATTGTAAATCTTGATTATATAAAAATATTTACTTTAACGGGAATTTTTATTCTATTACTGGCATGTATTAATTACATGAACCTGGCTACTGCCCGTTCTGACCTGAGAGCACGTGAAGTTGGTATCCGCAAGGTAATGGGGGCAACAAGAGGGCAAATAATGAAGAGTTTTTTTGCCGAATCGCTGGTGTTCACTTTCTTTGCTTTTATTATTGCGATATCGTTAGCCGAAATATGTTTGCCTGTTTTTCGTAACATCACCCAGAAACCATTGTATTTGCCGGCAATTTTTGAGTGGAAATTTTTACTATTCTTATTGGGAGTTTCTTTTGTTACAGGAAGCATAGCCGGAGCATGGTCAGCCTTTTATCTTTCAGGCTGCCAGCCGGTAATAGTGTTGAAAGGGAAAATAGTATCATATAAAGGACAAAGTGTAATCCGTAAAATATTAGTAGTTTTTCAGTTTAGCGTTTCGGTTTTTCTTATTGTTACTTCGCTCAGCGTTTACCGCCAGTTACATTACATGAAAAATTGCGATCTTGGATTTGATAAAGAAAACATGATTTTCCTGGAATTGAATTCCCCTAATGTAAAAAATAAACTTAAAACATTGAAGCAAGAGTTATTGCAAAATCCTGAAATAAAACATGTTTCTGCCAGTTTTTACATAATCGGACGCGGAGGTGGTCTTTGGAATGTAAAAACACCCAAAATGAAAGAATATACAACGATGGTTACTTACATGGTTGACCCGGATTTTGTCAAAACATTTAACCTGAAGATAAAAGCAGGAAGAGATTTCCTGCAAAATAGTCCAAAAGATTGTGAAACAGCATTTTTATTGAATGAACAGGCTGTCAAAAAACTTGAACTGAATGAAGGTGTGAATGGACAAATTGATATCCAAGACAAGCATGGAATTGTAGTGGGGGTGGTTAAAGACTTTCATTTTGAATCTCTTCATAACACTACTGAACCGCTTATTATTACTTTAAACACTGTTCCTGAATTGTTTCATTTTCTCAATATAAAAATTGAGCCGGGTAATTTTAAAGAAACAATTGCGTTCATTGAAAAAAAATGGAAAGAAATTGAGCCAACACAACCTTTCAACTACCGCTTTCTGGATGCGACACTTGATCGCATGTATGGTACTGAAGAACGGCTTGCAAAAATTATCCTCGTTTTTACTGTTTTGGCTATTTTGATCGGTTGCATGGGTTTATTAGGACTAACCATGTTTACAGTTGAACAAAAAACACGCGAGATAGGCATAAGAAAAATTTTCGGTGGTTCTGGTTATAAAATATTTATAACCATAATACGCGATTTTTTCCCATGGATATTGGTTTCTATAATGATTGCAAGCCCGTTAGCTTATTTTGCAGTATTGCGATGGCTCGAAACTTTTGCCTATAACAAGGCTCCCGATTGGAAAATATTTGTATACACAGCAGGCATAGTTTTGCTCTCAGGAATAATCACCATAGGTTACCAGGTAAACAAAGCCATGAAAATTAATCCTGTAAAAGCTCTCAAGTATGAATAA
- a CDS encoding ABC transporter permease: protein MFRNYLKIALRNLARQRFYSLINIIGLTFGITSFLLITLYVQHETGFDRYIPKNERIFRVVEIQNEEGVGEQHVAITMGPLAAALRSDFPEVENTVRLLLTGKIPVQYGSKQFNEDNCFITDASIIPIFNIQLLAGNRNTALTEAHSVIISEILAKRYFGSVAAAMGKPLRILNKETFTVTGVMQNFPENCHLQCSMFIALRTFEKEKEFDWLKDWGNNSLITYVLLREGADVNRLETKLPVFIKRHITDNDEEYSSLDMYLQPLKDIHLHSNHIKFQIQHKQGNIKWVHLFSFIAVLVLLVACVNFINIAIARSVKRSKEVGMRKVLGANRSNLIYHFIGESLIITIFSVFLSVGLVELLLPRFNAVLGTHLLIDFVHNGLFNYGLLLIVIVTSLLSGSYPAFYLSKFSPAVVLKGSYRGKNKAKFLQKTLVVFQFSISVIMIFSVLVIVAQLRFTSVKDLGYNPENVVGIPIYEAKALQKSEILKNEILKNPSVKSVAFSSNANGASGTQGGVYTSDSIRKRCMVRYGFVDYNFFKMMEIPLVEGRYFQPEFATDSTAAVIVNEAVVREFGWDKPLGKKIKFIGDEVPDEFTVVGVIRNYHYYSLHSVIEPAAFFIYPERFNTLLVKINDHKPNATITRIENIWKKNFPESPFEYFFIKQQIHSQYTTEENVLIVFIYFTFLSLVISCMGLYGLASLVLEQRTREIGIRKVVGGSIFQIGKLMIQDFLVLVILAGVIGSPVAFVLSNNLLNNFAYHIQITVFYFIYSIFSVLLIALITVGIKAAKVASANPVFALKYE from the coding sequence CACTGGCTGCTGCCCTACGTTCTGATTTTCCGGAAGTGGAAAACACGGTAAGGCTATTATTAACCGGCAAAATTCCTGTACAATACGGTAGTAAACAATTTAATGAAGATAATTGCTTTATAACAGATGCTTCAATAATACCCATTTTTAATATTCAGTTGCTGGCAGGGAACCGAAATACTGCACTTACTGAAGCCCATTCTGTTATTATTTCCGAAATATTGGCGAAACGTTATTTCGGTTCGGTGGCTGCCGCAATGGGGAAACCTTTACGGATACTCAATAAAGAAACTTTCACTGTAACAGGGGTAATGCAGAATTTCCCGGAGAACTGCCACCTGCAATGTAGCATGTTTATTGCGTTGCGTACGTTCGAAAAGGAAAAAGAATTCGACTGGTTGAAAGACTGGGGTAATAATTCACTGATAACATATGTGCTACTTCGTGAGGGCGCCGATGTAAACCGACTGGAAACAAAACTTCCTGTTTTTATCAAACGGCATATCACCGATAACGACGAGGAGTACAGTTCGCTTGATATGTACTTGCAACCGTTGAAAGATATTCACCTGCATTCCAACCATATAAAATTTCAGATTCAGCATAAACAGGGTAATATCAAGTGGGTACATCTTTTTTCGTTTATTGCTGTTCTGGTGCTCTTAGTTGCATGTGTTAATTTTATCAATATAGCAATTGCACGTTCGGTAAAGCGGTCGAAGGAAGTCGGGATGCGAAAAGTTTTAGGCGCAAACAGGAGCAACCTGATTTACCATTTTATAGGTGAATCGTTGATAATCACAATATTTTCTGTTTTTTTATCTGTGGGGCTTGTCGAATTACTGCTTCCACGCTTTAATGCTGTGCTGGGAACCCATTTGTTAATTGATTTTGTACATAACGGACTGTTCAATTACGGGCTGTTACTGATAGTTATTGTAACAAGCCTGCTTTCGGGTAGCTATCCGGCTTTTTACCTTTCAAAGTTCAGCCCTGCCGTGGTGTTAAAAGGAAGTTACAGGGGGAAAAACAAGGCGAAATTTCTGCAGAAAACTCTTGTAGTTTTTCAGTTCTCTATTTCGGTAATCATGATATTTTCGGTGTTGGTAATTGTAGCGCAATTACGGTTTACTTCGGTAAAAGATTTAGGTTATAATCCTGAAAATGTTGTAGGTATTCCCATATATGAAGCCAAAGCCCTGCAGAAGTCAGAAATCCTGAAAAACGAAATCCTGAAAAATCCCTCGGTTAAGAGTGTGGCATTTTCTTCCAATGCCAATGGAGCCAGTGGTACGCAGGGAGGCGTTTATACCAGTGATTCAATACGTAAACGTTGCATGGTACGTTATGGGTTTGTGGATTACAATTTTTTCAAAATGATGGAAATTCCATTGGTGGAAGGAAGATATTTTCAACCGGAATTTGCCACCGACAGTACGGCTGCTGTAATTGTAAACGAGGCTGTTGTACGGGAATTTGGCTGGGATAAACCACTGGGTAAAAAAATCAAATTTATTGGTGACGAGGTTCCCGATGAGTTCACCGTTGTGGGTGTAATTCGCAATTACCATTACTATTCGCTGCATTCGGTAATAGAACCGGCTGCTTTTTTTATTTATCCTGAAAGGTTTAACACCTTGCTTGTAAAAATAAATGATCACAAGCCTAATGCTACAATTACAAGGATAGAAAATATTTGGAAGAAAAACTTTCCGGAATCGCCTTTTGAATATTTTTTTATTAAACAACAGATACACAGCCAGTACACTACTGAAGAAAATGTGCTAATTGTATTCATTTATTTTACTTTCCTTTCGCTGGTTATCTCCTGCATGGGTTTGTACGGGCTTGCTTCGCTGGTACTCGAACAGCGCACACGTGAGATAGGCATACGTAAGGTGGTGGGAGGAAGTATTTTCCAAATAGGAAAACTTATGATACAGGATTTCTTAGTACTTGTAATACTTGCCGGCGTAATCGGAAGCCCTGTCGCTTTTGTTCTTTCAAATAATCTGCTTAATAATTTTGCATATCATATACAAATTACAGTATTTTATTTCATTTATTCTATATTTTCAGTTTTACTGATAGCTCTTATAACTGTTGGAATAAAAGCTGCTAAGGTTGCATCAGCCAATCCTGTTTTTGCGTTAAAATACGAGTAA